GCAGTTCTGGCAGGACAGCGAGATGTAGGTCTCGAACTTCAGGTCGCCGTTCAGCGACTTGATGGTCTCGGCCAGCTCATCGGAGACCTTGACCGGATGGCCGCCCACCTGCAGCAGGGCCAGGACGTACGAGCTGAACTCGTGGCCCATCGGGATGCCGGCGAACTGGACACCGACGTCGGTGCCGACGCGCTCGATGCGGAACGACGGCCGACGCGGGTCGTCGTCGGCGCGACGGTAGGACACCTTGTCGGACAGCGCCGCGGTCTCGGTGAGGAGCGCGGCCAGCTCGACCGACTTGGGGCCGTCGTCCAGGGAGGCCACCAGCTCGATCGGCATGGTGACCTTCTCCAGATAGGTCTTCAACTGAGCGGTGGTCGAGGCGTCGAGCATGGTGGTGGGTCTCCGGGGGGTGGTGGCGGGGTCCGGCCTCAGCCGGACCCCACCAGGCTGGTCAGGGGGTCAGATCTTGCCGACGAGATCGATCGACGGCGCCAGGGTGGTCTCGCCCTCTTCCCACTTGGCCGGGCAGACCTCACCGGGGTGGTTGCGCACGTACTGCGCGGCCTTCACCTTGCGCAACAGCTCGGCGGCGTTGCGGCCGACACCTTCTGGGGTGATCTCCAGGTACTGGATGATGCCGTCCGGGTCGACGAGGAAGGTGCCGCGGTCGGCCAGGCCCTCGCCGTCGCGCATGTTGTCGAAGTTGCGGGTGACGGTGCCCGACGGATCGCCGACCATGTAGTAGCGGATCTTGCCGATGGTGTCGGAGGACTTGTGCCACGCGGCGTGCACGTGGTGGGTGTCGGTGGACACCGCGTAGACCTCGACGCCGAGCTTGGTGAACTCGTCGTACAGATCGGCCATGTCACCGAGCTCGGTGGGGCAGACAAAGGTGAAGTCGGCCGGGTAGAAGAAGAAGATCGACCACTTGCCGCGCACATCGGCATCGGACACGTCGACGTACTCGCCGTCCCGGAAAGCGGTGGCCTCGAACGGTTTGATCTCGGTGTTCAGGATGGACATGAGGGCTCCAATCGGAATGCACTGACTATCGCGGTTGAAACCTTAGGAAAAACCTATCGATAGCTTCAAGCAACTGAATCCAAGATCACTGATAGCCATTCCCTATGAGCTGGGTAACGGTCGGATGGTGGCGCAACCTTGCACTCGGCATGGGCGAGTGCTAAAAATGACGTTGGCACTCGCGATCGGTGAGTGCTAGGTCGGGACGGTGAGGCGGGGAGCACACCCACGCCGTCCGTCGCGGGCACTGAACCCGACCAATAAGACGTGCAATTCCCGACCGGAGGAATCACTTCGCAATGGCCAAGACAATTGCGTATGACGAAGAGGCCCGTCGCGGCCTCGAGCGGGGTCTCAATGCCCTCGCTGACGCCGTAAAGGTGACGCTGGGCCCCAAGGGCCGCAACGTCGTCCTGGAGAAGAAGTGGGGCGCCCCCACGATCACCAACGATGGTGTGTCCATCGCCAAGGAGATCGAGCTGGAGGACCCGTACGAGAAGATCGGCGCTGAGCTGGTCAAGGAAGTTGCCAAGAAGACGGACGACGTCGCGGGCGACGGCACCACCACCGCCACCGTGCTGGCCCAGGCACTGGTTCGCGAAGGCCTGCGCAACGTCGCGGCCGGCGCCAACCCGCTCGGCCTGAAGCGCGGCATCGAGAAGGCTGTCGAGGCTGTCACCGCTCGCCTGCTCTCCACCGCCAAGGAGATCGACACCAAGGAGCAGATCGCTGCCACCGCGGGTATCTCCGCCGGTGACCAGTCCATCGGTGACCTGATCGCCGAGGCCATGGACAAGGTCGGCAACGAGGGTGTCATCACCGTCGAGGAGTCCAACACCTTCGGCCTGCAGCTCGAGCTCACCGAGGGCATGCGCTTCGACAAGGGCTACATCTCGGGTTACTTCGTGACCGACGCCGAGCGCCAGGAAGCCGTCCTGGAGGATCCCTACATCCTGCTGGTCAGCTCCAAGGTCTCGACCGTCAAGGACCTGCTGCCCCTGCTGGAAAAGGTCATCCAGTCCGGCAAGCCGCTGCTGATCATCGCCGAGGACGTCGAGGGCGAAGCCCTGTCGACCCTGGTGGTCAACAAGATCCGTGGCACCTTCAAGTCCGTCGCCGTCAAGGCGCCGGGCTTCGGTGACCGCCGCAAGGCCATGCTGCAGGACATCGCGATCCTGACCGGTGGCCAGGTTGTCAGCGAAGAGGTCGGTCTCTCGCTGGAGACCGCCGACGTCGCGCTGCTGGGCACCGCCCGCAAGATCGTCGTCACGAAGGACGAGACCACCATCGTCGAGGGCGCCGGTGACTCCGACGCCATCGCCGGCCGGGTGGCCCAGATCCGTGCCGAGATCGAGAACAGCGACTCCGACTACGACCGCGAGAAGCTGCAGGAGCGCCTGGCCAAGCTGGCCGGTGGCGTTGCCGTCATCAAGGCCGGAGCTGCCACCGAGGTGGAGCTCAAGGAGCGCAAGCACCGCATCGAGGACGCCGTTCGCAACGCGAAGGCTGCCGTCGAAGAGGGCATCGTCGCCGGTGGCGGCGTGGCCCTGCTGCAGTCGGCTCCGGCCCTGGATGAGCTCAAGCTCGAGGGTGACGAGGCGACCGGTGCCAACATCGTGCGCGTCGCGCTGTCGGCTCCGCTGAAGCAGATCGCCTTCAACGGTGGTCTGGAGCCGGGCGTCGTCGCCGAGAAGGTGTCGAACCTGCCCGACGGTCACGGCCTGAACGCCGCGACCAACGTGTACGAGGACCTGC
This region of Mycolicibacterium diernhoferi genomic DNA includes:
- the ahpC gene encoding alkyl hydroperoxide reductase subunit C codes for the protein MSILNTEIKPFEATAFRDGEYVDVSDADVRGKWSIFFFYPADFTFVCPTELGDMADLYDEFTKLGVEVYAVSTDTHHVHAAWHKSSDTIGKIRYYMVGDPSGTVTRNFDNMRDGEGLADRGTFLVDPDGIIQYLEITPEGVGRNAAELLRKVKAAQYVRNHPGEVCPAKWEEGETTLAPSIDLVGKI
- the groL gene encoding chaperonin GroEL (60 kDa chaperone family; promotes refolding of misfolded polypeptides especially under stressful conditions; forms two stacked rings of heptamers to form a barrel-shaped 14mer; ends can be capped by GroES; misfolded proteins enter the barrel where they are refolded when GroES binds), with protein sequence MAKTIAYDEEARRGLERGLNALADAVKVTLGPKGRNVVLEKKWGAPTITNDGVSIAKEIELEDPYEKIGAELVKEVAKKTDDVAGDGTTTATVLAQALVREGLRNVAAGANPLGLKRGIEKAVEAVTARLLSTAKEIDTKEQIAATAGISAGDQSIGDLIAEAMDKVGNEGVITVEESNTFGLQLELTEGMRFDKGYISGYFVTDAERQEAVLEDPYILLVSSKVSTVKDLLPLLEKVIQSGKPLLIIAEDVEGEALSTLVVNKIRGTFKSVAVKAPGFGDRRKAMLQDIAILTGGQVVSEEVGLSLETADVALLGTARKIVVTKDETTIVEGAGDSDAIAGRVAQIRAEIENSDSDYDREKLQERLAKLAGGVAVIKAGAATEVELKERKHRIEDAVRNAKAAVEEGIVAGGGVALLQSAPALDELKLEGDEATGANIVRVALSAPLKQIAFNGGLEPGVVAEKVSNLPDGHGLNAATNVYEDLLAAGVADPVKVTRSALQNAASIAALFLTTEAVVADKPEKAAAPAGDPTGGMGGMDF